The Streptomyces sp. NBC_00286 nucleotide sequence GTTCGGTGAGGCGCTGACCACCGCGCACGCCGAGACGCACGGCACCGACACCGGCATCGTGCGGCTGTTCAACACGTACGGCCCGAGGATGCGCGGTCACGACGGCCGCGCGGTTCCCACCTTCGTACGGCAGGCGCTGGACGGCGTACCCCTCACCGTCACCGGAGACGGACGCCAGACCCGCTCGCTGTGCTACGTCGACGACACCGTGCGCGGCATCCTCGCCGCGGCGGCACACGGTATGCGCGGCCCGGTCAACCTCGGCAACCCCACCGAGATCACCATGCTCGAGCTGGCCCGGCTCATCATCGAACTCACCGGATCCCGCTCCCAGATCAGCTTCATCGGACGCCCCACCGACGACCCCGCCGTGCGCTGCCCGGACATCACACTGGCCCGCGACAAGCTCGCCTGGGAACCGAGGGTGAGCGCCGAAGAAGGCCTGCGCCGCACCATCGCCTGGTTCCGCGAACGGGCGACCGCGACCTCCGGCCACTGAACCGGCGCACAGCGAACGCCCTCCCACCGCCCCCCGTAAAACGCGGCGCCGCCTTCGCCCCGACCCGCCGAACGACCCGGGACTCGACCCATGCGCATCCTCGGAATCAACGCACTCCTCCACGACCCCGCCGCCGCCCTCGTGATCGACGGCAGGACCGTCGCCGCCGCGGAGGAGGAGCGGTTCTCCCGGCGCAAACACGGGAAGCGGCCGGTGCCGTTCTCCGCCTGGGAACTGCCGGAGAAGGCTGCCGCCTGGTGCCTGAAACGGGCCGGGCTGCGCCCGCAGGACCTCGACGCCGTCGCCTACTCCTTCGACCCGGAACTCGCCCGGCCCGCTGAATCCATGGGCCTCGACGACCCCTGGGACCATCTGCGGCTGACGTACGCACGCGAGGCCCCCGGCTTCCTCAAGACCGCGCTGCCCGGACTCGACCCGGCCATCGTCCGCTTCGTACCGCACCACATGGCCCATGCCGCGTCGAGCGCCTTCGCCGCGCCCGACGCCGAGCCGTCCTCGGTACTCGTCCTGGACGGCCGCGGGGAACGGGCTTCGCACCTGGCCGCGTACCGGATACGGGACCGGCTGGCAGCCCTGCACGCCCAGGAACTCCCGCACTCCCTCGGACTCGTCTACGAGGAACTCACCGAACACCTCGGATTCCTGCGCTCCTCCGACGAGTTCAAGGTGATGGCCCTCGCCTCACACGGCACCCCGCGCATGCTGCCCGAGCTGCGGCGCCATGTGTATCCCACGGGCGACGGCGGATTCCACGCCACCGCCGTGCCCTGGCACGAACTGTGCGCACCCCGCGCCCCCGACGAGCCCTGGACACAGGACCACGCCGATACGGCCGCCAGTGCCCAGGCCGTACTGGAGGAGACCCTGCTCGACCTCGTCCGCTGGCTGCACGGCAAGACGCACCACAGCACACTCACCCTCGCCGGAGGCGTCGCCCTCAACTGCGTCGCCAACACGCGGATCGCCCGCGAGGGCCCGTTCTCCCGGGTGTGGGTGCAGCCCGCGGCCGGTGACGCCGGTACGGCGCTGGGCGGCGCGCTGCTGCTCGCCGCGGACGGCGGGGACGAGCCGGACCCCATGTTCGGGGCCGACCTGGGACGGGACTGGACGGACGCGGAACTCGGCGCCTGGCTGAAGACGGCCGCCGTGCCGTTCGACCGGCCGCCCGACATCGCGGCGACCGTGGCCCGCGCCGTGGCCGACAACCAGATCGTCGCCTGGTTCCAGGGGCGCTCC carries:
- a CDS encoding carbamoyltransferase family protein is translated as MRILGINALLHDPAAALVIDGRTVAAAEEERFSRRKHGKRPVPFSAWELPEKAAAWCLKRAGLRPQDLDAVAYSFDPELARPAESMGLDDPWDHLRLTYAREAPGFLKTALPGLDPAIVRFVPHHMAHAASSAFAAPDAEPSSVLVLDGRGERASHLAAYRIRDRLAALHAQELPHSLGLVYEELTEHLGFLRSSDEFKVMALASHGTPRMLPELRRHVYPTGDGGFHATAVPWHELCAPRAPDEPWTQDHADTAASAQAVLEETLLDLVRWLHGKTHHSTLTLAGGVALNCVANTRIAREGPFSRVWVQPAAGDAGTALGGALLLAADGGDEPDPMFGADLGRDWTDAELGAWLKTAAVPFDRPPDIAATVARAVADNQIVAWFQGRSEYGPRALGHRSLLAHPGHAGNLERLNDVKGREQFRPVAPMVLADRAAEIFDGPLPSPYMLFVHDVAEPWRERIPAVVHVDGTARIQTVDPAREPLVARMLGEFERLTGLPVLVNTSLNTAGRPMVDDPRDALECFGSSPVDLLAIGPYAIRREAFFRSGPAEGGER
- a CDS encoding UDP-glucuronic acid decarboxylase family protein — translated: MSTDLARNWDHAVVTGGAGFVGSHLCSALLDSGTAVTCVDDFSTGRPENVAALLDRPGFTLVRANVSEGLTVERPPDLVLHFASPASPADYLRLPLHTMETGSLGTRNALELAHASGARFLLASTSEIYGDPQQHPQDERYWGNVNPVGPRSVYDEAKRFGEALTTAHAETHGTDTGIVRLFNTYGPRMRGHDGRAVPTFVRQALDGVPLTVTGDGRQTRSLCYVDDTVRGILAAAAHGMRGPVNLGNPTEITMLELARLIIELTGSRSQISFIGRPTDDPAVRCPDITLARDKLAWEPRVSAEEGLRRTIAWFRERATATSGH